The proteins below come from a single Acidovorax sp. NCPPB 4044 genomic window:
- the tal gene encoding transaldolase gives MNQLDALKQVTTVVADTGDFRQLSAYQPQDATTNPSLILKAVQKAEYAPLLQESVERWRGRALDEIVDRLIVRFGCEILSLIPGRVSTEVDARLSFDTLATVARGERIVDLYRAEGVDTGRVLIKIAATWEGIEAARILEERGIRTNLTLLFSPVQAVACGAARVQLISPFVGRIYDWFKKQAGAQWDEAAMAGANDPGVQSVRQIYQYYKHFGIRTEVMGASFRNVGQITALAGCDLLTIAPDLLAQLAASEAPLARALDPEAARSLELQPVQYDEPGFRYAFNADAMATEKLAEGIRAFAADAAKLEQMILAA, from the coding sequence ATGAACCAACTCGACGCCCTCAAGCAGGTCACCACGGTGGTGGCCGATACGGGCGACTTCCGCCAGCTCAGCGCCTACCAGCCGCAGGATGCGACCACCAACCCGTCGCTGATCCTCAAGGCCGTGCAGAAGGCCGAATACGCGCCCCTGCTGCAGGAATCCGTGGAGCGCTGGCGCGGCCGGGCGCTGGACGAGATCGTGGACCGCCTCATCGTGCGCTTCGGCTGCGAGATCCTCTCGCTGATCCCCGGCCGCGTCTCCACCGAAGTGGATGCGCGCCTCTCGTTCGACACCCTGGCCACGGTGGCGCGCGGCGAGCGCATCGTCGATCTCTACCGCGCCGAAGGCGTGGACACCGGCCGCGTGCTGATCAAGATCGCCGCCACCTGGGAGGGCATCGAGGCCGCGCGCATCCTGGAAGAGCGCGGCATCCGCACCAACCTCACGCTGCTGTTCTCGCCCGTGCAGGCGGTGGCCTGCGGCGCGGCCAGGGTGCAGCTCATCTCGCCCTTCGTGGGGCGCATCTACGACTGGTTCAAGAAGCAGGCCGGCGCGCAGTGGGACGAGGCCGCGATGGCCGGCGCGAACGACCCCGGCGTGCAGTCGGTGCGCCAGATCTACCAGTACTACAAGCACTTCGGCATCCGCACCGAGGTGATGGGCGCGAGCTTCCGCAACGTGGGCCAGATCACGGCGCTGGCGGGCTGCGACCTGCTCACCATCGCGCCGGACCTGCTCGCGCAGCTGGCCGCATCGGAGGCGCCGCTCGCCCGCGCGCTCGACCCCGAGGCCGCGCGCAGCCTGGAGCTGCAGCCCGTGCAGTACGACGAGCCGGGCTTCCGCTACGCGTTCAACGCCGACGCCATGGCCACCGAGAAGCTGGCCGAGGGCATCCGCGCCTTCGCGGCCGACGCGGCCAAGCTCGAACAGATGATCCTCGCCGCATGA
- a CDS encoding carbohydrate ABC transporter permease has translation MPIPERISAGTLLRTGAAWGVALLLFFPLGWLFLTAFKTELQAIAVPPHFFFEPTLANFGEVQRRSDYLLYARNSLVTSLGSTLIGLAIAVPAAYSMAFFRTRRTRDILMWMLSTKMMPAVGALLPVYVLAQTAGLLDSLTALTLVFTLSNLPIMVWMLYSAFKDIPHEILEAARMDGASLWTEFRFLVLPLAAGGIASTGLLCLVLSWNEAFWALNLSSAKAGTLATLIASYSSPEGLFWAKLSAASLMAIAPIVVFGWFSQKQLVQGMTFGAVK, from the coding sequence ATGCCGATCCCCGAACGCATTTCCGCCGGCACCCTGCTGCGCACCGGCGCGGCCTGGGGCGTGGCCCTGCTGCTGTTCTTCCCGCTGGGCTGGCTGTTCCTCACGGCCTTCAAGACCGAGCTGCAGGCCATCGCCGTGCCGCCGCACTTCTTCTTCGAGCCCACGCTCGCCAACTTCGGCGAAGTGCAGCGGCGCAGCGACTACCTGCTGTATGCGCGCAACTCGCTCGTCACGAGCCTGGGCTCGACGCTGATCGGCCTGGCGATCGCGGTGCCCGCCGCGTACTCGATGGCGTTCTTCCGCACGCGGCGCACGCGCGACATCCTCATGTGGATGCTCTCCACCAAGATGATGCCGGCCGTGGGCGCGCTGCTGCCCGTGTACGTGCTCGCGCAGACCGCGGGCCTGCTCGATTCGCTCACCGCGCTCACGCTGGTGTTCACGCTCTCGAACCTGCCCATCATGGTGTGGATGCTCTACAGCGCCTTCAAGGACATCCCGCACGAGATCCTGGAGGCCGCGCGCATGGACGGCGCCAGCCTGTGGACCGAGTTCCGCTTCCTGGTGCTGCCGCTCGCCGCGGGCGGCATCGCCTCCACGGGGCTGCTGTGCCTGGTGCTGAGCTGGAACGAGGCGTTCTGGGCGCTCAACCTCAGCAGCGCGAAGGCGGGCACGCTCGCCACGCTGATCGCCTCGTATTCGAGCCCCGAGGGCCTCTTCTGGGCCAAGCTGTCGGCCGCCTCGCTGATGGCCATCGCGCCCATCGTGGTGTTCGGCTGGTTCAGCCAGAAGCAGCTCGTGCAGGGCATGACCTTCGGTGCCGTCAAGTAA
- a CDS encoding carbohydrate ABC transporter permease produces the protein MTRLLPRALMAPAVIALLCWMLVPLLMTIYFSLVNYNLMQPGEHAFAGWNNYAFFVTDPDFIPAVLNTLLFLASVVAITVVLGVLLALLVNEPFPGRGIVRVLLISPFFVMPAVNALLWKHMMMNPIYGVLASFCKALGLPPVDWLTDVPLLSIIAMVAWQWLPFACLIFITSLQSLDREQMEAARMDGANALQRFRYLTLPHLARPVAVVVMIEMIFLLSVFAEIAITTAGGPGNESTNLTYLIYKQSLMNFDVGVASAGALFAVVLANIVSFFLVRIVGRSLD, from the coding sequence ATGACCCGTCTCCTTCCCCGCGCGCTGATGGCGCCGGCGGTGATCGCGCTGCTGTGCTGGATGCTCGTGCCGCTGCTGATGACGATCTATTTCTCGCTCGTCAACTACAACCTCATGCAGCCGGGCGAGCATGCCTTCGCCGGCTGGAACAACTACGCGTTCTTCGTCACCGACCCGGACTTCATCCCCGCGGTGCTCAACACGCTGCTGTTCCTCGCGAGCGTGGTGGCGATCACCGTGGTGCTGGGCGTGCTGCTGGCGCTGCTGGTGAACGAGCCCTTCCCGGGCCGCGGCATCGTGCGGGTGCTGCTGATCTCGCCGTTCTTCGTGATGCCCGCGGTCAATGCGCTGCTGTGGAAGCACATGATGATGAACCCGATCTACGGCGTGCTGGCCAGCTTCTGCAAGGCGCTCGGCCTGCCGCCCGTGGACTGGCTCACCGACGTGCCGCTGCTGTCGATCATCGCCATGGTGGCGTGGCAGTGGCTGCCCTTCGCGTGCCTGATCTTCATCACCTCGCTGCAGTCGCTGGACCGCGAGCAGATGGAGGCCGCGCGCATGGACGGCGCCAACGCGCTGCAGCGCTTTCGCTACCTCACGCTGCCGCACCTGGCGCGGCCCGTGGCGGTGGTGGTGATGATCGAGATGATCTTCCTGCTCTCGGTGTTCGCGGAGATCGCGATCACCACGGCCGGCGGCCCGGGCAACGAGAGCACCAACCTCACCTACCTGATCTACAAGCAGTCGCTCATGAATTTCGACGTGGGCGTGGCCTCGGCGGGTGCGCTGTTCGCCGTGGTGCTGGCCAACATCGTCTCGTTCTTCCTGGTCCGCATCGTGGGTCGGAGCCTGGACTGA
- the pgi gene encoding glucose-6-phosphate isomerase has translation MTTPPAARTRCDRTAAWAALQAHYAASGRAFDIREAFAADPQRFERFSQEAPHVFADLSKNRIDAATEALLLQLARECGVEGWRNAMFAGEAINHTEQRAVMHWLLREPPHAADSIEKSATESVAKGRRDVHATLQAMLDFAERVRADDGITDIVNIGIGGSDLGPSMVAKALDDLRHPGKRLHFVSNVDGAELGSVLRTLRAENTLFLIASKTFTTAETMTNAHAARAWFVQQGGAQEAVARHFAALTTNIPAAAAFGIDTTFGFWDWVGGRYSLWSAIGLPVAIAVGADAFRSLLAGAHAMDVHFRTAPLEHNLPVRLGLLDVWYRNFHGFATRSVAPYSHGLRRLPAYLQQLEMESNGKGVDAAGEALPFATSPVVWGEPGTNGQHAFFQMIHQGPDIVPVEFIALREPGRDLADQHPRLVANALAQAKALMLGKASDDGHRRFTGNRPSTFLVLERLDPASLGALIALYEHRVFVSGALWGINSFDQWGVELGKVLAKELEPRLASGDASGLDGSTGGLLARLAHARR, from the coding sequence ATGACGACGCCCCCCGCCGCCCGCACCCGCTGCGACCGCACCGCCGCCTGGGCCGCGCTGCAGGCGCATTACGCCGCCAGCGGCCGCGCCTTCGACATCCGCGAGGCGTTCGCCGCCGATCCGCAGCGCTTCGAGCGCTTCAGCCAGGAGGCGCCGCACGTCTTCGCCGACCTGTCCAAGAACCGCATCGACGCCGCCACCGAGGCGCTGCTGCTGCAGCTGGCGCGCGAATGCGGCGTGGAAGGCTGGCGCAACGCGATGTTCGCGGGCGAGGCCATCAACCACACCGAGCAGCGGGCGGTGATGCACTGGTTGTTGCGAGAACCACCCCATGCCGCCGATTCCATTGAAAAGTCTGCTACAGAATCAGTAGCAAAAGGCCGGCGCGACGTGCACGCCACGCTGCAGGCCATGCTCGACTTCGCGGAGCGCGTGCGCGCCGACGACGGCATCACCGACATCGTGAACATCGGCATCGGCGGCTCCGACCTGGGGCCCTCGATGGTGGCGAAGGCGCTCGACGACCTGCGCCACCCGGGCAAGCGCCTGCATTTCGTCTCCAACGTCGATGGGGCCGAGCTGGGCAGCGTGCTGCGCACGCTGCGGGCCGAGAACACGCTCTTCCTGATCGCCTCCAAGACCTTCACCACGGCCGAGACGATGACCAACGCGCACGCTGCGCGCGCGTGGTTCGTGCAGCAGGGCGGGGCGCAAGAGGCGGTGGCGCGGCACTTCGCGGCGCTCACCACCAACATCCCGGCGGCCGCGGCCTTCGGCATCGACACCACCTTCGGCTTCTGGGACTGGGTGGGCGGGCGCTATTCGCTGTGGTCGGCCATCGGCCTGCCGGTCGCCATCGCCGTGGGCGCCGACGCGTTCCGCAGCCTGCTGGCCGGCGCGCATGCGATGGACGTGCACTTCCGCACCGCGCCCCTGGAGCACAACCTGCCCGTGCGCCTGGGCCTGCTGGACGTGTGGTACCGCAACTTCCACGGTTTCGCCACGCGCAGCGTCGCACCCTACAGCCACGGCCTGCGCCGGCTGCCGGCCTACCTGCAGCAGCTGGAGATGGAGAGCAACGGCAAGGGCGTGGACGCGGCCGGGGAGGCGCTGCCCTTCGCCACCTCGCCCGTGGTCTGGGGCGAGCCCGGCACCAACGGGCAGCACGCGTTCTTCCAGATGATCCACCAGGGCCCGGACATCGTGCCCGTGGAGTTCATCGCGCTGCGCGAGCCGGGGCGCGATCTGGCGGACCAGCACCCGCGCCTCGTGGCCAACGCGCTCGCGCAGGCCAAGGCGCTGATGCTCGGCAAGGCCAGCGACGACGGCCACCGCCGCTTCACGGGCAACCGGCCGAGCACCTTCCTTGTGCTGGAGCGGCTCGACCCCGCCAGCCTGGGCGCGCTGATCGCGCTCTACGAGCACCGCGTGTTCGTGAGCGGCGCGCTCTGGGGCATCAACAGCTTCGACCAATGGGGCGTGGAACTGGGCAAGGTGCTCGCCAAGGAGTTGGAGCCGCGCCTCGCCTCGGGCGATGCCTCGGGGCTGGACGGCTCCACCGGCGGGCTGCTCGCACGGCTGGCGCACGCGCGCCGCTGA
- the dalD gene encoding D-arabinitol 4-dehydrogenase: MPDTTDVTAASSTPCFTVLHLGLGSFHRAHQAVYLQRLIDAGDARWSLSGGNLRPDMAETLAALAAQGGAYTLETVSPAGEVHYQRIEALREVIPYAPGIPALVARGADPATRIVSFTVTEAGYALDDAGRLDTRVPEVAADIARARQGQAGETIYGAVCAILRARRAAQAGPLTLLNCDNLRHNGDRFRAGLRDFLAHAGLDDLAAWAEAHTRCPNAMVDRITPRPPPELRARVRAATGRDDAVPVAAESFLQWVIEDRFIAGRPGWERVGVEMVASVAPYEEAKIRILNASHSCIAWAGTLAGLQFIHEGTRTPAIHRMAWEYVTHDVVPCLSRPGAPSPVDLPAYRDVVLERFGNPAIRDTNQRVAADGFAKIPGFIAPTVRERLAQGQPIDGVAMLPALFLAFLQRWHHGLLPYAYEDQAMDPDAAHAICAAPDPVAALCADAALWGGLANDARLVDAVRRASARVAAFLAG; the protein is encoded by the coding sequence ATGCCCGATACCACCGACGTGACCGCCGCTTCCTCCACCCCCTGCTTCACCGTGCTGCACCTGGGCCTGGGCTCTTTCCACCGCGCGCACCAGGCGGTCTACCTGCAGCGGCTCATCGATGCGGGCGATGCGCGCTGGTCGCTCTCGGGCGGCAACCTCCGCCCCGACATGGCCGAGACCCTCGCCGCGCTGGCCGCGCAGGGCGGCGCCTACACGCTGGAGACCGTCTCGCCCGCGGGCGAAGTGCACTACCAGCGCATCGAGGCGCTGCGCGAGGTGATCCCGTACGCGCCCGGCATCCCGGCCCTGGTGGCGCGCGGCGCCGACCCCGCCACGCGCATCGTCTCCTTCACGGTGACCGAGGCCGGCTACGCGCTGGACGATGCCGGCCGGCTCGACACGCGCGTGCCCGAGGTGGCGGCCGACATCGCCCGCGCGCGCCAGGGCCAGGCGGGCGAGACCATCTATGGCGCCGTCTGCGCCATCCTGCGCGCGCGGCGGGCGGCGCAGGCCGGCCCGCTCACGCTGCTCAACTGCGACAACCTGCGCCACAACGGCGACCGCTTCCGTGCGGGCCTGCGCGACTTCCTCGCCCATGCGGGGCTGGACGATCTCGCCGCCTGGGCCGAGGCCCACACCCGCTGCCCGAACGCCATGGTGGACCGCATCACGCCGCGCCCGCCGCCCGAGCTGCGGGCGCGCGTGCGCGCGGCCACCGGCCGCGACGATGCCGTGCCCGTCGCGGCCGAGAGCTTCCTGCAGTGGGTGATCGAAGACCGCTTCATCGCGGGCCGCCCCGGCTGGGAGCGCGTGGGCGTGGAGATGGTCGCGTCCGTCGCGCCCTACGAGGAGGCCAAGATCCGCATCCTCAACGCCAGCCACAGCTGCATCGCCTGGGCCGGCACGCTCGCGGGCCTGCAGTTCATTCATGAAGGCACGCGCACGCCGGCCATCCACCGCATGGCGTGGGAGTACGTCACGCACGACGTGGTCCCGTGCCTGTCGCGGCCCGGCGCGCCCAGCCCCGTGGACCTGCCCGCGTACCGCGACGTGGTGCTGGAGCGCTTCGGCAACCCGGCCATCCGCGACACCAACCAGCGCGTGGCGGCCGACGGCTTCGCCAAGATTCCCGGCTTCATCGCGCCCACCGTGCGCGAGCGGCTCGCGCAGGGCCAGCCCATCGACGGCGTGGCGATGCTGCCCGCGCTGTTCCTGGCCTTCCTGCAGCGCTGGCACCACGGGCTGCTGCCGTACGCCTACGAAGACCAGGCCATGGACCCGGACGCCGCCCACGCGATCTGCGCCGCGCCCGACCCCGTGGCCGCGCTCTGCGCCGATGCGGCGCTCTGGGGCGGGCTGGCGAACGATGCGCGGCTGGTGGATGCGGTGCGCCGCGCCAGCGCGCGCGTGGCGGCCTTCCTGGCGGGCTGA
- a CDS encoding AraC family transcriptional regulator, with protein sequence MPSARTRPPRQRHPELERDFARSPALGYEDAEDAGLVRCLAHGVPSPLVRWHFHEEYELHLITETSGRAFVGDWIGPFGPGHLVLCGPRLPHNWISLDTPEGGAPGRDRVIQFRHDPVVRAAESIAELRDVLPLLDRARHGIEFFGMAAAAQAHWDAVKASRGLRRFAVFCDFLADLAECTDYRLLSTVQMQGVEGEVQVDQINRIVNRILADMAEPISLSAAAAELGMSESRFSRFFRRSTGNSFTDFVSRLRINSACQLLMQTDHYVTDICYQVGFNNVANFNRRFLEIKGMTPTEFRRQAESRFGS encoded by the coding sequence ATGCCCTCCGCGCGCACCCGTCCGCCCCGCCAGCGCCACCCCGAACTGGAACGCGACTTCGCGCGGTCGCCCGCGCTCGGCTACGAGGACGCGGAAGACGCCGGGCTCGTGCGCTGCCTCGCCCATGGCGTGCCGAGCCCGCTGGTGCGCTGGCACTTCCACGAAGAGTATGAGCTGCACCTCATCACCGAGACCTCGGGCCGCGCCTTCGTGGGCGACTGGATCGGCCCCTTCGGGCCCGGCCACCTCGTGCTCTGCGGGCCGCGCCTGCCGCACAACTGGATCTCGCTCGACACGCCCGAGGGCGGCGCGCCGGGCCGCGACCGCGTGATCCAGTTCCGCCACGACCCCGTCGTGCGCGCGGCCGAGTCCATCGCCGAGCTGCGCGACGTGCTGCCGCTGCTGGACCGCGCGCGCCATGGCATCGAATTCTTCGGCATGGCGGCGGCCGCGCAGGCGCACTGGGACGCCGTGAAGGCCAGCCGCGGGCTGCGCCGCTTCGCGGTGTTCTGCGACTTCCTGGCCGACCTGGCCGAATGCACCGACTACCGGCTGCTGTCCACCGTGCAGATGCAGGGCGTGGAGGGCGAGGTGCAGGTGGACCAGATCAACCGCATCGTCAACCGCATCCTGGCGGACATGGCGGAACCCATCAGCCTGTCCGCCGCCGCGGCCGAACTGGGCATGAGCGAGAGCCGCTTCAGCCGCTTCTTCCGGCGCTCCACGGGCAACAGCTTCACCGACTTCGTGAGCCGCCTGCGCATCAACAGCGCCTGCCAGCTCCTCATGCAGACCGACCACTACGTCACCGACATCTGCTACCAGGTGGGCTTCAACAACGTTGCCAACTTCAACCGCCGCTTCCTGGAGATCAAGGGCATGACCCCCACGGAATTCCGCCGCCAGGCCGAGAGCCGCTTCGGAAGCTGA
- a CDS encoding ABC transporter ATP-binding protein: MAYLQLQDIRKSFGEAHIIQGVELSIQQGEFVVFVGPSGCGKSTLLRLIAGLEPVTGGRITLDGRDITRVPSGQRDLAMVFQSYALYPHMSVFDNMSFALRLAGAPKDEIRRKVEQAAGVLNLTSYLQRTPRDLSGGQRQRVAIGRAIVRAPKVFLFDEPLSNLDAALRGNTRVEIHKLHKALGATTLYVTHDQVEAMTLADRVVVFRDGRIEQVGSPLELYDRPANQFVAQFIGMPPMNLIAAGRVPALAAAAGTRLPADGTLGARPESLRVHAGGGATPTLSVPGRVELIEALGADTLIHVDMDGVPVIARQGERTPLVPGDAVAVAFDPGALHCFDRAGRALAPAARSRRPERRRPFPSPAPSAPCPIPPT, translated from the coding sequence ATGGCCTATCTGCAACTGCAGGACATCCGCAAGAGCTTCGGCGAAGCGCACATCATCCAGGGCGTGGAGCTGTCGATCCAGCAGGGCGAGTTCGTCGTCTTCGTGGGGCCCTCGGGGTGCGGCAAGTCCACGCTGCTGCGCCTGATCGCGGGGCTGGAGCCCGTGACCGGGGGGCGCATCACGCTCGACGGCCGCGACATCACGCGCGTGCCCTCGGGCCAGCGCGACCTCGCCATGGTCTTCCAGAGCTACGCGCTCTACCCGCACATGAGCGTGTTCGACAACATGTCCTTCGCGCTGCGGCTCGCGGGGGCGCCGAAGGACGAGATCCGCCGCAAGGTGGAGCAGGCCGCCGGCGTGCTGAACCTCACGTCCTACCTGCAGCGCACGCCGCGGGATCTGTCGGGCGGGCAGCGCCAGCGCGTGGCCATCGGCCGCGCCATCGTGCGCGCGCCCAAGGTCTTCCTGTTCGACGAGCCGCTCTCCAACCTCGACGCCGCGCTGCGCGGCAACACGCGCGTGGAGATCCACAAGCTGCACAAGGCGCTGGGCGCGACCACGCTCTACGTCACGCACGACCAGGTGGAGGCCATGACGCTCGCCGACCGCGTGGTGGTGTTCCGCGACGGCCGCATCGAGCAGGTGGGCTCGCCGCTCGAACTCTACGACCGACCCGCCAACCAGTTCGTGGCGCAGTTCATCGGCATGCCGCCCATGAACCTCATCGCGGCGGGCCGGGTGCCGGCGCTCGCCGCCGCCGCGGGCACGCGCCTGCCCGCGGACGGCACGCTCGGCGCGCGGCCCGAGTCGCTGCGCGTGCATGCGGGCGGCGGCGCAACGCCCACGCTCTCGGTGCCCGGCCGCGTCGAACTCATCGAGGCCCTGGGGGCCGACACGCTGATCCACGTCGATATGGACGGCGTGCCCGTCATCGCGCGCCAGGGCGAGCGCACGCCGCTCGTCCCGGGCGATGCCGTGGCGGTGGCGTTCGACCCGGGCGCGCTGCACTGCTTCGACCGCGCCGGCCGCGCGCTCGCGCCGGCCGCGCGCTCGCGCCGGCCTGAGCGCCGCCGCCCATTCCCTTCCCCCGCTCCTTCCGCCCCATGCCCGATACCACCGACGTGA
- a CDS encoding ABC transporter substrate-binding protein: protein MQRFLTTGVALALCAAGGLARAATELVIATVNNGHMIEMQKLTPEFEKSHPEIRLKWVTLEEGVLRQRVTTDIATKGGQFDVMTVGIYEVPIWAKKGWLLPIATDAAYDADDLLPTIREGLSQDGKLYASPFYGESSMLMYRKDLADKAGFAMPAQPTWEQVKAFAAKAHDPKAGVYGICLRGKPGWGDNIALLTTMVNTWGGQWFDMQWKPQIDTPAWRQAVGFYVDLMKAYGPPGAASNSFNENLALFNEGKCAAWVDATIAASFVSDPKQSKVADKVAYAAAPVATTPKGANWLWTWNLAIPASSKKADAAQTFVKWATSREYVQLVAKTHGWHAVPTGTRQSTYANPEFQKVAAFAAAEKRAIDSTRLNDATLPRSPYVGVQYAAIPEFQAIGIAVGQQISAALSGKATVEQALKTSQTLAEREMKKAGYPK, encoded by the coding sequence ATGCAGCGCTTTCTGACCACCGGCGTGGCCCTGGCCCTGTGCGCGGCCGGCGGCCTCGCGCGGGCCGCCACCGAACTCGTGATCGCCACCGTGAACAACGGCCACATGATCGAGATGCAGAAGCTCACGCCGGAGTTCGAGAAAAGCCACCCGGAGATCCGGCTCAAGTGGGTGACGCTGGAAGAGGGCGTGCTGCGCCAGCGCGTGACCACCGACATCGCCACCAAGGGCGGCCAGTTCGACGTGATGACCGTGGGCATCTACGAGGTGCCGATCTGGGCGAAGAAGGGCTGGCTGCTGCCCATCGCCACCGATGCCGCCTACGACGCGGACGACCTGTTGCCCACCATCCGCGAGGGCCTGTCGCAGGACGGCAAGCTCTACGCCTCGCCGTTCTACGGCGAAAGCTCCATGCTCATGTACCGCAAGGACCTGGCCGACAAGGCCGGCTTCGCGATGCCCGCGCAACCCACCTGGGAGCAGGTGAAGGCCTTCGCCGCCAAGGCGCACGACCCGAAGGCGGGCGTCTACGGCATCTGCCTGCGCGGCAAGCCGGGCTGGGGCGACAACATCGCGCTCCTGACCACCATGGTGAACACCTGGGGCGGGCAGTGGTTCGACATGCAGTGGAAGCCGCAGATCGACACGCCCGCATGGCGGCAGGCGGTGGGCTTCTACGTGGACCTGATGAAGGCCTACGGCCCGCCGGGCGCGGCCTCCAACAGCTTCAACGAGAACCTCGCGCTGTTCAACGAAGGCAAGTGCGCGGCCTGGGTGGATGCCACCATCGCGGCCTCGTTCGTGAGCGACCCCAAGCAGTCGAAGGTGGCCGACAAGGTGGCCTACGCCGCTGCTCCCGTGGCCACCACGCCCAAGGGCGCGAACTGGCTCTGGACCTGGAACCTGGCGATCCCCGCCAGTTCGAAGAAGGCCGACGCGGCGCAGACCTTCGTGAAGTGGGCCACGTCCAGGGAGTACGTGCAGCTCGTGGCGAAGACGCACGGCTGGCACGCCGTGCCCACCGGCACGCGCCAGTCCACGTACGCGAACCCCGAGTTCCAGAAGGTGGCGGCGTTCGCCGCGGCCGAAAAGCGCGCCATCGACAGCACGCGCCTGAACGATGCCACGCTGCCGCGCTCGCCCTACGTCGGCGTGCAGTACGCCGCGATCCCCGAGTTCCAGGCCATCGGCATCGCGGTGGGCCAGCAGATCAGCGCGGCGCTCTCGGGCAAGGCGACGGTGGAGCAGGCGCTCAAGACCTCGCAGACGCTCGCCGAGCGCGAGATGAAGAAGGCCGGCTACCCCAAGTGA
- the zwf gene encoding glucose-6-phosphate dehydrogenase has protein sequence MSFDLVLFGGTGDLAWRKLLPALFQAFRHGSLPSEGRIIGVARDDLSDSAYRELIASRFAAVEGDKRPNAEEFERFAALLHYQRMDLSKPADYAALAARLAERQADTVVMYLATAPGLFTTACEQLGAAGLATPHTRVVLEKPLGHDLASNRAINAAVRRVFDETQIFRIDHYLGKPSVQNLLALRFGNALFEPLWRRETVASIEITMAEKLGVEKRGAFYDGTGALRDMVQNHALQLLCAIGMEPPINAHADAIRDEKLKVLRSLVPWTPATLSRDVVRGQYTSGSMGGERVRGYAEEDGVPADSRTETFVALRTEIANWRWAGVPFYIRTGKRLAAHEAHIAINFRPTPHAIYRTPLGTANRLVIHLQPRDGVALHLFAAGQEKRGVRISEAQALAPVHLDLDFEQRFGTERVGAYERLLLDVIAGRLNLFVRADEQEAAWRWVEPIMQSWRDSEDSPRPYAAGSWGPSAASAMVAREGHSWMEET, from the coding sequence ATGAGTTTCGATCTGGTCCTGTTCGGCGGCACGGGTGATCTGGCATGGCGCAAGCTGCTGCCCGCCCTCTTCCAAGCATTCCGGCACGGTTCGCTGCCCTCGGAGGGCCGCATCATCGGCGTGGCGCGCGACGACCTCAGCGACAGCGCCTACCGCGAACTCATCGCGAGCCGCTTCGCCGCCGTGGAGGGCGACAAGCGGCCCAACGCCGAGGAGTTCGAGCGCTTCGCCGCGCTGCTGCACTACCAGCGCATGGACCTCTCCAAGCCCGCCGACTACGCCGCGCTCGCCGCGCGCCTCGCCGAGCGGCAGGCCGACACCGTGGTGATGTACCTCGCCACCGCGCCGGGCCTGTTCACCACCGCCTGCGAGCAGCTCGGCGCCGCGGGCCTGGCCACGCCGCACACGCGCGTGGTGCTCGAAAAGCCGCTGGGCCACGACCTGGCCTCCAACCGCGCGATCAACGCCGCCGTGCGCCGCGTGTTCGACGAGACGCAGATCTTCCGCATCGACCACTACCTGGGCAAGCCATCGGTGCAGAACCTGCTGGCGCTGCGCTTCGGCAACGCGCTCTTCGAGCCGCTCTGGCGCCGCGAGACGGTGGCCAGCATCGAGATCACCATGGCCGAGAAACTCGGCGTGGAAAAGCGCGGCGCCTTCTACGACGGCACCGGCGCGCTGCGCGACATGGTGCAGAACCACGCGCTGCAGCTGCTCTGCGCGATCGGCATGGAGCCGCCGATCAACGCCCATGCCGACGCCATCCGCGACGAGAAGCTCAAGGTGCTGCGCTCGCTGGTGCCGTGGACGCCCGCCACGCTCTCGCGCGACGTGGTGCGCGGCCAGTACACCTCCGGTTCGATGGGCGGCGAGCGCGTGCGCGGCTATGCCGAGGAGGACGGCGTGCCCGCCGACAGCCGCACCGAGACCTTCGTGGCGCTGCGCACCGAGATAGCCAACTGGCGCTGGGCGGGCGTGCCCTTCTACATCCGCACCGGCAAGCGGCTCGCCGCGCACGAGGCGCACATCGCCATCAACTTCCGGCCCACGCCGCACGCCATCTACCGCACGCCGCTCGGCACCGCCAACCGCCTCGTGATCCACCTGCAGCCGCGCGACGGCGTGGCGCTGCACCTCTTCGCGGCGGGCCAGGAAAAGCGCGGCGTGCGCATCTCCGAGGCCCAGGCGCTCGCGCCCGTGCACCTCGACCTGGACTTCGAGCAGCGCTTCGGCACCGAACGCGTGGGTGCCTACGAGCGCCTGCTGCTCGACGTGATCGCCGGCCGCCTGAACCTCTTCGTGCGCGCCGACGAGCAGGAAGCCGCCTGGCGCTGGGTGGAGCCCATCATGCAGTCCTGGCGCGACTCGGAAGACAGCCCCCGCCCCTACGCCGCAGGCAGCTGGGGACCCAGCGCCGCCAGCGCCATGGTCGCGCGCGAAGGCCACAGCTGGATGGAAGAAACATGA